Part of the Brassica oleracea var. oleracea cultivar TO1000 chromosome C8, BOL, whole genome shotgun sequence genome is shown below.
CCATCCCAAGAGCCTCTCCTTCTTGCTGATGAACCACAAGAACCGAGAAATGAAAATCCGAAGACGCAAACATGTCTCCGATCACACCTAGCTCAGGACAATCACTCCAGTCCGTAAGCCCGTTCAACACAGACGAATCTAGGTCATGGTCACGTCCCACAACCACCATATCGTATGTATCCCCTAGTGCACTAATCACTTGCGTGGTCTGCACGCCATCTCTCACGATCTCTTCTCTATAATGTATTTTGGGCTTGTTGAGTGAGAAGTTCTTGAAGTCGTTTATAAGATGAGCCTCTGAGTATTCGTTTTCTTCACCTGCTTGTTGGTTGAGGTAGAGAGAGCTCTTGTGTAAGAAGTGAATCATCGTGACGCTCACTTCCGGGTGCTCAGCGATTCTCATGCAGAAGGCTAGGGCTTCAGCGTCGTCTCGGCCTTCGATGAATATCACAGCTACGTTTCGCCACGTGTGGCTCATGAGGACAGAGCGTCTCCCTTCTGTTTCTCCTCGGTCGATGAATATTCCGACCGAGCAAGGTGCCTTGTCCAACACGTTAAGGTTTATACTACGTATGGCAGAGTTCACGTGGTCGACGTTTCCGTCTATCGCGTACTGTTTATGGAACGGGATGACGATGAGAGCAGCTTTCTTGTCGAGTGCGAGAGTGCAAATGTCGTCGTTGATGCTAGAGAAGGGAGCCGCAGCTGTGAAATGCTGAGCCATTAGGGTTCCTTGGTGCTGCTGCTCGAAAAGTTGGAACCCGTTGACTATTTGCGTTGACTGAGCCGTGTTGGGGTCGAGTTTGTTCATGAGGTGATGCGGCATGAGCACCGCGTGGGCTCGGCCTTTGAGCTCGACGAGGTGCAGCGTGAAGACGGAGATAGGGCTGAAGCGACTAGGGTAAGCAACTTCTAGAAGGTTAACCATCGAAGGTACGTTATCTACGTTGTAAACGCATAGGAGCAGACGGAACTGTAGGTTTCGTTGTCTCGTGTTGAGGATGGTTCGTTTGCTCTTGCTTCTGTAGCGTTTCGACGGGTCGTAGAGACAGACAACAAGGAACCGCGAGATGCCCGTTACGAATAAGAGCGTGATGATAATGAGGTTGAAGCATTCTGTGTTTAGAACCTGCAAACAATAATATGGTGAAAATGTATATATGGACCGATCTTATGTTTAGAGACAATATAGGTTTTATAATTATACCTAGCCCCTCGGTTTTTCTGGTTTATTCGGGTAGGGTATTTTCGGTTTTGGTTAATTCTGTTCGGCCACGCACTGAATTCAACCAAAAAATTGGTTCGGTTTAGATTTTGGTTTTTAAAATTTTACCGGAAGAACCATTTTTTTTGTTTGGTTAGATTTAATCTTAATTTTTTAGAAAATGGATAGTTTTCGTCAAATTCAATTATTTTCGGTAATTTTTAATTAGATTTGGTTATTTTGGTTAACTGTTTTTAATTTTATTTTTAACATTTCTGAAAATCAAATTCACCCAAAACCAAACCTAACCGAAAACAAAGTATTTTCATAAACTTTCTGAACTAAACCGAACCAAAACCCAAAAATTTTGGTTCGGCTGGACTCGGTTCGGTTAAGTTCAAATCGGGAGGGTTAATAATACCTTTTCGTCTTTCCACATGACAGAAGTGTAGATCTCAATAACTCCTTGGCAACACATCAACAGCGCCAAAGAAAGTGAGTCTCCGATCTGTACGGAAGCAGCTGCAGTTCCTACAAACTTGCATGTATAGGTAATAAGGATCACAGCTTCAATGATCTTCACATGGCTCTGTTCAATCACAAAGAAGTTAGTCTGCAAACCACTAATAGCGATGAAGCACGAGAGCATAAGACTTGACGCAAACATCTCCAGCTTGGTCGTGAGCCCTGTCCCCAAAGGAGGTCCATCAGGGAGCGATACACCGAGCCAGAACGCTCCAAACGCCGCATGCACGCCGAGACTTCAGAGACCAAACTTATTATCAGCAACACCGCTATGACCGGGAAGAACGGGATATCATCAGTTTTATCAATCGAGACGCTTCTTCTCTCCGTTAACCAGATGATCAACGGTCTGCAGATGAAGAAGATAGAGAGGAGAAGAGCCGAGACCCAAAAGAAAGACCAAACACTGGCGAGTGTCCCGTCCCTTAAGAACATTCTGAAAACAAGCGCCACCACCCAGCTAAATGCCTCACAGACAATGGAGCAGTTTGTGGCTAATCTTCCGAGATCAGAGTTCAAGATGTTGAGTTCAGCTAAGACGGTTGTGGTAACTGGGAACGAGGTCATTGCACCGAGGGAGATCGTTGTGGTGATGCAGTGAGCAACGTCTGGTGGAAGCTTGTAAGTGTTTTTCAAGAAGAGGACGGTGAGGTTGCCCAGGGAGAAAGGGAAGGCGTAGGAGGCTATACCGATGAGCAAGGCTTTGGAACCTGCTTTACGTAGAATGCTAGCGTCGATTCTAAGGCCGAGTAAGAAGAGATGCATGAAGAAACCAACGTTTGAGACCGTTTGTAAAGTGAGTTTGCCGCTTATGGGAAGGAACATCTCCATGTAACTTCTGTTTTGGCCTAAGAGAGATGGTCCTAGGATTATACCAGCCTACAAGTAAACATTTTACAGTATTAAATAAAAAGATATCCCATCTTTTATTTTTAGACTTTTCACACGTATTAAAAAATAATTAATGTATAACAATAAATATCTTGATTCATGTATAAAAACAATTCCCAATAATTTTAAACAATAGTTTTAATCAAAACTTCGTGAAATTAATAATTTATTTTTAACTAATTAATATGCATAAAACTCTATAAAATCTATCTTTGTGAAACAATTTTTTTTTTCAAAACATTCATCTTTGTGAAACTGGGAGAGTAAGAGCTTCAGGCTCCACAATGGATAGACAAGTTATTTATGGAATATGTTACCAAGACTTGGGCAGAGATCATGCCTTGCTTCAAGGGCTTGAGGAGGCGAAAGAGAATTCTTGAGGTGATAATAATGGCGGCCATTTGAAGCAAGAGAAGTGGCATAGAGTATTTGAGAGGGTCACTGCCCAAGAAAACTCCCTTCGACGTTAACATATGGTTTGTTTGGCACACAAGATTTTCGAAGAAGAAGGGGCCATGAACTTTGCCTCTCTGCGTCGAGTTGACCTCGGCCAGGTCTAGCCTTGACATTGCTACAATCTTTATTGTGCACGCCAAAGGCAGCTACTAAAACAGAGGAAACTAAGCTGAGAATCTTTTATTAATGTTGCTTTCTAGGTCAAAAGATCAAAGAGGAAAGGGAAGTGTGAGAAACTAAGAGAGAGACAGAGAGAGAGATGAAGCCCACACTTTGTTGTTTCTATTTATGGATTCCGACTATTCTGTGGTTGGTTAATGTTAATAACCCATGATCTCCAACCATTCTAATTTCTGTGGTTTTAATTTTCCTTGAGGTCCTAACCACTCTTCTAACTCATTACACATTCTAGTTTAAAGTTCCTAGATCCTTCAACCTACTAACCCCTTCTCAAACCAAAAACCATCACAAACCAGTAATTCTTCAACTTTCCAGCGAAACTGATCGGTGTGATTCTGAGAGAGAAACTATTCAAGAATACAGTGAATGACATATTCTCATCAGGAATAGGTGAGTTCGATGAGACTGAAGTTTACGAGACCATCCCATCTAATCTCAGTAGTTCATGATATTGCTAGGAGTAGACTATCAAACTCGCTGATCCAATCCGTGGCATTACTCAGGCAGAGAAAGAGAAAACCAGTGGCAGAGGCAGAAAATATATTTGTTGGGGTCATCAAATATTAAACTAGAATATTAGAGATATAAAATGATTTTGAATATAATTTAGAGTGGAAAAATGATTTTTGAATTTTAAAGTTTAGCAAACCCTGTGAAAAAGTTGTATCAGAACCAAAACTTGATCTGATTGGAATGATTTGAAAATTTGTAAACAAAGATGTGAACTATGTATGGTTCCCTCAAACTAGGCTTTCACTATGTAGGAAGCTAGGAAAGAAAGCAACCAATTAGTGCCCTAATTTATGCCGTAGCGCAAAAACTCTAATGAAAAACTCAAAAACTTTTATGAATCTCAGTGCCTTATTTTCACACTAGAAAAGAAACTCAGCTTGGAATCAGCCAATGTGTGGAATAGCAGACTTAAAGCACATGTGGTGTCACGTGACAGGTGCTTCCCGCAAAGAACCCATAAGAGAGAGTAATAATCAACAAAATGATTGGATAAAATAAAATACAATACAAGATTAGACCATATGTGAAATTTATTATTTATTTAGTATGGTCTCACATGACTGCTCAAAAGTGAAGCAATACTGAACATGTGTAGATCTGATCCTAAATAATATCACTTTCATCTTCATCGTGTGATTAATTTAGAATCAGAGTTTGATATATATAAGCATATGGTTTTGACTTCTGATCCAATTAATATTGATTCATGGAGATGAAATGAATCCAGGAAAAGTAGCATCACAAATTATTTCCAAGATTACAAAAAGAGTAAATAAGAATCATTTGACATCTCTTAGAAACACCTTAATGATGGAAGCGTAAGAACATGATTAACCCGAGATTCTTAGGATGGAGTTCTTAGCGGAAGTTAATAAACTGTTTCTTAACTTTTAACTAAAAAAAACTAAGAACCGGTTTTTAAATAAGAACTTTAAGAACCGGTTCTTAGCTTTTTTAGTTAAAAGTTAAGAAACAGTTTCTTAAATTCCGTTAAGAACCCAATGTAAGAACTCCGGGTTAATCATGGTCTAACATCCGGAAGATTTAGCACGATAATGTTTAGATCCGGACCACAGTGATCTAGGGCTGTTCCTTCCGTACAAATCATGTGTTCTCAGCGGAGAAGATGGCACAGAAGATGTTGTAGACGAGGATGACGAAGATGAAGCAGCTGGAGAAGATGGGGCGCCACGATTCTTGTTGAACACGGAACCGAGGTGAGTGTTGGGTTTTCTAGGGTTTACAGGTTTTGTAGAGGAAGGAGAAGCGTAGAAGTAGGAAGGAGGAGGTGTGAGTGGAGGTGAGACCGGAGAATGTCGTTGTCTCGGAGTTCCGGGCTGAGATTCCCATTTGAAGGGAACTGCAGCCGATGATCCGCCGTAATAGTCACCGTTCATGACCACAGGAAGGAGGTTGGTCGTAGAAGCACTAGAACGATCTTGTTGAGACATTGGACACTCTATGAGGAACTGGGACATTAGCTCAAGTATAAGAGAAATGAAAAGACAAGGGAGACTTTTTTGTTCTTACTTTATTAGATAGGATTTAGATAAAGTTTTGAATTCTTTGCGGTCATATTTTATTGTATAGTATATAGTTTTGAATGCGAATAAACTTTGAGATTGTAAATTTTTTTAATGAAATCTCAACAATGACGGGCTATGCATGAATTTGAGATTTATGGGAATATAAACATTTTTAGAATATTTTTAACTAAAAAATGATAATTTGGGGCCATGCAATCTTATACTCTCTTCATTTCAATACAGATGATGTTTTAGAAGAAATATTTTGTTTCAATTTACATGAAATTTTAAAGTTAATTTTAACTTTATTGAAAATTGTTTAACCAATTAAATTTTACAATTTTTTTTATAATTGGTTAAATGACCTAAAAATTACATCTTTAAAAATACTTTTTTTTTAAATATAACTTTCTTAATCTGTGTAATAAGACAAAACATCAAGTATTATGAAACGAATGGAATATATAACAACTCTTTAAAATATGAAGCCAAGACAATGTGTCATCGGTCTATGTTCAGAGCCCATCCTTGGTAGGTTAAGCATCTATGTATATGATTTGAAATAAAAGTTTGGGGGAAAACAATATGGAACAAAATATTGCAGTCGTGTGAAAAACATGCCATCCATTAATTGACAAATAGTTTGTAATTTGTATAGTGAACTCAAGCTTCCCTCATTTCGTTGCAAGAACGTTATTCCCACCTCTCACTTGCTGTAAAACCAAATAATAAAGATAGATAAAACCCCATTTTGATCATGTTCAAGCGTCATTGTCGCTTGGAAACAAGTCTGTGCAGAGCTCTCCATAGAACCTAGTCACAAGGTCAATGAAGATAGGATCGTTAAGATTATTCCAATAATAGTTAACCTCCTCCATGTCCATCAAGTCATCAAACTTCCCTTCCCCAACGATCACATGGATCATATAGTCCTCAAACCTTCTGCAAGCCTCTTTGACAGCATCTTCCTCTCTTTTAATCGTCCTCGCTGGATTGTTTCTTTGCGTCATAGCCAACGAAAACATCTTTCTTGAGAGCAGAAGGTTTTGATCATCGACCACACTAGCTGCATCAATGGCACTATAAAATGAATACTAAGATCAAATAATTGAAATATAGTTACAAAGGGTTTTTTGGTTACATGAGGAGCTCCTGGGTGTGATCTGGCTCCTCCCCTGCTCCTTGTTAGTACTGAGGAAACAAAGACGAGACATCAAAGTCGTAAAAGAAGAAGATTGTGTGGTATTGACATTGCGAAGTTTAGCCTTGAAGAAGGAGATGAACCGGTTGCGTGATTTTGAAATCTTTAGTTTCAATTTAATGAAACTTGACTTCAATCTCATTCTCAACCGTTCCAACTCGATTTGTTTTTTTTTTGGCTGTTGTGGTAGTTTTGGTAGGAGGGTGGTTCGTGATTACGTGGGTTTCACGTCTTTGCATTAAAAGTCATGATAAAGGTGGTGTTCCATGAACTTTCAAACCCCTTGTTTAATTTTATTGTTATAGGTTAGTTGTTTTTGTTGGGTGTAAATGTTACTTTAATCGTAAACTGCATTAATCTGGTTAGTTTTCGGTTAGTTTAGTCATAAGCTGCATTAATCTGATTGGACATCGTCGAATGTGAGTAGGTCGAACTCTATCTTTGATTATCAAAAATATTAATTAATTTATGATCGCAGTATAGCTTCAAGCGCAAACTTACATTTGTGTTTATGTTTATGTTCATTAGTAAATTAGCCTAATATGTACACTTGGTAGATTTTGACCCCAAAAAAAAGTTCACTTGACCCCAATAAAGCAGAAAACTATGAAGAAAATGCAGTCGCTGGTCTTGATCGCAGCGTTACCCAAACGAACAGGGCTTTGGTAGAATATTTCAAAAGAAATTTTGCGTTTGTTAGGTTTATGTTCTGACTTCGGTAACGCAATTTGGTTTATGCTCACTCGTGTAAAAAAATTTCAAAGATAACTTTACAGTAATTTTCGTGATGATTACTTTAGTAAAATCTGTACAACATCTATGAAAAGAAAACTCAAACAATTTGAACTTTTTTTGAAAGTGTATGGTACGAGCCGTTGACAAATTAAAAAGTTAGTGAAAAGCATGAAAGAGCACACGTATCAGTTGATGAGACCATAAGTTTATATTTAGACATCGTATTGGACGCCGAGTTTTATGCAAGACTGTCTTTTCTTCTCTTCTCTACAGTATTCTTACACCATTATTATTATATTATGACATAGGATATAAAGAGATTGGACTTCAACCTGAAATATTGTTTAACCTCTTTTGTTGAATCGCTTTGTCACGTTCACCGAATCATGTTTTGGAATTAACGTACCAGAAATATTCTCTATAACCCGGACGAGCTAGCTCAACTGGTAACACCTCAGGTTTCGGTCTGAGAGGTCACGAGTTCGAGTCTCGGGCGGGGAAGAGTGTCCAGGGCCCGTAAAAAAGTACAGACGCAGGCTGGCTCCTGGTCTAGGTGGTGAGCAAGCCGAAGGCGGGTCAACACCTAGTTAATAAAAAAAAAAAAAAAAAATATTCTGTATATACTGTTATACCACTAATCGACATAGCTACTACTAGTGACAAAATTTGAAGACGACATTACAAAACGATTCTTTCATCAACTTTCCCACTAAAATAAATGATGGGGTTCACTAGATTCATCCATTGTGGAGCTCAAATAGTCCATGGTTGTTGACGTTCATAAATGACGAATAAAAGCAACATTTTTCACGTATGAACGCAAATACCTAAAAGAGATTCATTGTACGTGGTATAATGTGGTTGAATGGTTCATATAATTAAGAACAACAAATCTTTCTATTGTGATTTCAAACGGTATTTGCCATTGTTTTTTTTTGGACAAAGGGGTATTTGCCATTGTTGATGCTACAAGATGCGGACCCAGCTATTTCACAAGCTTGAGAGACTAATATTAGTCTTAACTTCGACTGAAATTATTGGTAAAAATAAAACAAAAGATTGCATTTAACTGGTTGTTCAAAAAAAAAGATTGCATCTAACTAATTTGGAACCCTAGGTGTGGGCACTTCCATTTTAAATTTAGGTTTTGGGTTTTTCTTCTGTTAGAACATCATTAACATGAGAGCTCTTTCCATAGTCCTTCATAAAACAACAATAACATTAGTGTATATATTAAATAAATAAACTTTAAAATAAAATATATAAATTGACCACTCATTGCATGGTACAATATTTAACAGGAGTCTCGCATCAATCTTGCAAAAAAAATTTAACATAGCAACGGTTCTCCTCTCTCACATCCTTTTCTTCTTCTCCTCTTTTTTTCCCTTTTTAAATACTGAGAATTTGGGTGAAAAACTGCTCATTGAAAATGCTCTTATGTTCTGGTTAAGCCGGTTTCGGTTCAATTAGATTCCTTTAAGTATCTGAGATATGATGATACATAATGTTGTTGGTATTTATGAATTTTAATTCGATTTTGGTTTAATTCTTTCAAGTTTTAGTTTGGATGATAAAACTGAGAAGTGGTTAATATTCCGTAACTTTTTGTATTGTGTATACAGAGAACACTTAAGAGCATCTCTAACTCTATTTAGTTTCCAATCTAAATCTCATTCTACAGTAAAAATATATGCTAATTTTATTCAATTCCCAATTCCATAATGAAATAAATATATTTACGCAAAAAAATATATTTTGTTTGTCATTTTTTTAAAAATGAAATGGGATTGTAGTAAAATTCATTTCCATAATAAAAAACGGAGTAATATAATGGAGATTATGTTAGATGGAGAAAACAAATATGATATGTAGTGGTTTCCCGCTTTAAATCCGATCATTTACTTGAATTTGGTTTAGTTTAACTCTGTCAATTTGGGTTAGGGCGACCGTTTGGTGCAAACAACAGACATTCTACGAGGTGGACCCTACTTTTGTTCTTACATTGTCGTTTTTCAAATCCTCTCTTTATTTCTTTTTATCTGTCACATACTCCTCAACTTCTAAAAAACTCTACAGATCCTCTCTCTCTTTTCTACGAGAAGATCACACACTTTTATAACAGTCATGAGAAATTATAACTTCAAATTTTCAGCTATGATCCCAAGTCAATGGCTCCACAAGCTCAAGAACATGACCAAACCCAGGAAAAAACATCCTCTTCCTTCTTCTTGTTCCTTAAACATTACCAAGAAAACAAAAACTTCCTCCGAGTCTACTAAGTCTCTTCCTCACTCTTCAAGAACTTACTTCTCCAGTAGATCACACACTTCCTTGGAATCTAAGATCCTTCATAATTCACCAAGAAACTCTCATCACGTGATAGAGAGCAAAAGAAAGACTGTTTACAAGCCGTCTCCTCCTCCCTCTTCTTCTGTATCTGCAGGCTTTAACAAGAAGAAGATCAACTTTCCTCCGAACCAAGATTCTTCTTCCTCTGCTTCTTCCAACGTCATCGACATGAATAGCAGAGATTTCAAGAAGAGAATGTTCAAAGAGATGAAGGTGTTTGACTCAACAGAGAAAGCTTGTCCAGCAAGTAACCGAACCAAGACATCGCGTAAACCTCATCATCTTTCAGTTAAGGTCAACAATAAAGAGAAAGAAGAAGCGTGTAGGATCCAAAAGAATGTCTCTACAGGAAGAAGATCATCATCAAACTCTCCAAGGATAAAAATCAAAGTGAGTTCTCCTAGGGTTCAAGTCTCAGCGCGTAGAAGCAAATCAAGATCGCAGAACAAACAAGTTCTTGAAAGTTTCGCAGTGATCAAGAGCTCTCTTGATCCGAAGAAAGATTTCAGAGAATCAATGGTGGAGATGATAGAGGAGAACAACATCCGAGCTTCACAAGACTTAAGGGAACTTCTAGCATGTTATCTCTCATTGAATCCTAGAGAGTATCATGATCTTATCCTTAAGGTTTTCGTTCAAGTATGGCTTGAATTCAAAAATTCTAAAGTTGCGTCAAAGTAAAAAACATTTTATTGTTTTAGCTATAGTTATCTGTTAAAAACAGTTGGTTCTTATTAAAGATTGTTATATAAAGAGTGTTTTAACTTGTGTGGACATTATCTTTGCAAGACCAGTTTTGTGTTTTGTCTGTTTAACGTAATAAAGATCGATTACTCGTTTTCTTGTCTATGGTTGTGATGTGATGTGTGAGCATAATGAACTTACACTTATTCATAATTGAGCATTTAAACAAAAACAGCAACAAACCCCAAATATCACGAGTCTCCACCAAAACAGAAAATTTGCTTAAAACAGAACAGCTTTTTGCTTTTTTTCAATCGTTTAAAATCAATTTAAAGTATTTTTGGAAGTGAATTATAAATCAAAGACTTTTACAACTCTACTTAAATGCAGTAATGATTAAAAAAAAAGTCTTCAAAGGTTAAACTAACTGTAGTAAGATTTAACTTTGGACTATATTAGGATTTGATCGAGTTTTAGCCATAGTTACTGAAAAAGCCAAGAGTGTAGTGACAAGAAGCACACGGAGACAAGTCAGAAAGCCATCGAGTACCGAGTAGCGATGGGTTCCTGTCCTAATGATAAATGAAGCAGGAAACACGAAAATAGAACCTGAAGAAGAGATAATCGCTAGAGAGAGAAAGAAACACTGACACAAGAAAGGATATGATTAAAAAGGAAAAGCAGAGAGAGTCTCAAAACCTAAAGGTATTGTTGCGAAGAAAAGAAGATGGAGGAGGGAGGGGAGGACCACTGTCTTGTTGCTGTTTCCCAATGCCGATCTCCTCCTACCTCTCAATACAGTTAGTACGGTATGGCCTTTTTTTTGGGTATTCATCAACCACAAACAATAACGTTTAATAGATATTTGCATTGGTGCCACTACTTGTTCCAAGTAAGAATAATGTTCGTTAGGTTTAACCAAGCCAATAAAAACCGAAATGAACTGCTCCTAGATTGATCAAGGAACCTAGTTTACTTAAACAAGCAGCGTCACTAGATATTATCATCACCATATGTACAAATTCTCAAGGGTTTAAAGACAAGGCGACAAAATGTTACCCTTTTTTTTTTACATTCCATAGATGCCACAACACATCTTTGTTCAGCATTTTGTTAATCGTCAACGCAAAAGAGGTCTGATGTCTTTTCTCAATTCCTATAAGCAAAAACAAAATAAAAATTAAATTAAATGAATTGTGTAATAATAATGAGACAGGCATGTAGGAGTTGGCATGGCGAAGGTAAACAAGGACGATAATCAGCTATTGAAAAAACAATACCCTAAGCTCATAGGCTCAACTAATTGATCAAAAAGTAAGATTACCAACAACTAATGACATGAATGGCCAAACACATGGAGCCATAAAACCCATTCCTACACAATTCAAATTACCCTTTTATAGCATGAGCAGCGTCACCACATGGTAAAGTACTGAAGTCGATAGTCTTTCATGAGAATCCAGAGAACATATTTTGTATTATACATTTGCTCACAGATCCACAACTAGAGTGCCAATTAAGAAAAACTTGTGAAAATAAGCGCGACTATTAGTTTCTACGAACATGGCTCACTGTTTGTGAGAGTTTTTTCTCCACCTAAGCACTCACCTACTCAAAGGATGGCGCTCTAGACGTCTCATCTCAACTCGATGTTTATCTTTAATATCACCCTGTGAGGTAATGTGTCTACCATTAGAAACGTGATAAAAATCAACTCTAAGAGAAATCAATAAAGAGCAGAGAGATAAATGAAGCTGCGTACATTAGTTCTGCGCACTAGAATATCACACTCATCTTTGATCCGCTTCCAGTTTGCACCATACCTGAATCACAAAAGAGCATAGCAAATCAACATTTAATCCTTGAAAGATGTTAATATTAAA
Proteins encoded:
- the LOC106311383 gene encoding LOW QUALITY PROTEIN: cation/H(+) antiporter 14 (The sequence of the model RefSeq protein was modified relative to this genomic sequence to represent the inferred CDS: inserted 1 base in 1 codon); translation: MSRLDLAEVNSTQRGKVHGPFFFENLVCQTNHMLTSKGVFLGSDPLKYSMPLLLLQMAAIIITSRILFRLLKPLKQGMISAQVLAGIILGPSLLGQNRSYMEMFLPISGKLTLQTVSNVGFFMHLFLLGLRIDASILRKAGSKALLIGIASYAFPFSLGNLTVLFLKNTYKLPPDVAHCITTTISLGAMTSFPVTTTVLAELNILNSDLGRLATNCSIVCEAFSWVVALVFRMFLRDGTLASVWSFFWVSALLLSIFFICRPLIIWLTERRSVSIDKTDDIPFFPVIAVLLIISLVSEXLGVHAAFGAFWLGVSLPDGPPLGTGLTTKLEMFASSLMLSCFIAISGLQTNFFVIEQSHVKIIEAVILITYTCKFVGTAAASVQIGDSLSLALLMCCQGVIEIYTSVMWKDEKVLNTECFNLIIITLLFVTGISRFLVVCLYDPSKRYRSKSKRTILNTRQRNLQFRLLLCVYNVDNVPSMVNLLEVAYPSRFSPISVFTLHLVELKGRAHAVLMPHHLMNKLDPNTAQSTQIVNGFQLFEQQHQGTLMAQHFTAAAPFSSINDDICTLALDKKAALIVIPFHKQYAIDGNVDHVNSAIRSINLNVLDKAPCSVGIFIDRGETEGRRSVLMSHTWRNVAVIFIEGRDDAEALAFCMRIAEHPEVSVTMIHFLHKSSLYLNQQAGEENEYSEAHLINDFKNFSLNKPKIHYREEIVRDGVQTTQVISALGDTYDMVVVGRDHDLDSSVLNGLTDWSDCPELGVIGDMFASSDFHFSVLVVHQQEGEALGMDDSYKLPDSPPRIVDPRVHPRFSVEEGFTSIDLHNNR
- the LOC106309393 gene encoding uncharacterized protein LOC106309393; the encoded protein is MSQFLIECPMSQQDRSSASTTNLLPVVMNGDYYGGSSAAVPFKWESQPGTPRQRHSPVSPPLTPPPSYFYASPSSTKPVNPRKPNTHLGSVFNKNRGAPSSPAASSSSSSSTTSSVPSSPLRTHDLYGRNSPRSLWSGSKHYRAKSSGC
- the LOC106311212 gene encoding transcription repressor OFP17 — translated: MRLKSSFIKLKLKISKSRNRFISFFKAKLRNVNTTQSSSFTTLMSRLCFLSTNKEQGRSQITPRSSSSSVVDDQNLLLSRKMFSLAMTQRNNPARTIKREEDAVKEACRRFEDYMIHVIVGEGKFDDLMDMEEVNYYWNNLNDPIFIDLVTRFYGELCTDLFPSDNDA
- the LOC106310845 gene encoding transcription repressor OFP4: MRNYNFKFSAMIPSQWLHKLKNMTKPRKKHPLPSSCSLNITKKTKTSSESTKSLPHSSRTYFSSRSHTSLESKILHNSPRNSHHVIESKRKTVYKPSPPPSSSVSAGFNKKKINFPPNQDSSSSASSNVIDMNSRDFKKRMFKEMKVFDSTEKACPASNRTKTSRKPHHLSVKVNNKEKEEACRIQKNVSTGRRSSSNSPRIKIKVSSPRVQVSARRSKSRSQNKQVLESFAVIKSSLDPKKDFRESMVEMIEENNIRASQDLRELLACYLSLNPREYHDLILKVFVQVWLEFKNSKVASK